A stretch of Telopea speciosissima isolate NSW1024214 ecotype Mountain lineage chromosome 11, Tspe_v1, whole genome shotgun sequence DNA encodes these proteins:
- the LOC122645863 gene encoding 8-hydroxygeraniol oxidoreductase-like, translating to MSKANLQVISCKAAVCWGEGEALVIEEIQVEPPEALEVRVKMICASLCHTDILCWTGYPLPLFPRVLGHEGAGIVESVGEGVTELKEGDLVIPTCIGECKECENCVSGKTNLCLNYPTLYHGLMLDNSSRMSVRGQRLYHLFTCSTWSEYTVINVNYLVKIDPRVPPSHASLISCAFSTGFGATWKEAKVERGSSVAVFGLGSVGLGVVEGARIRGASKIIGVDLNEMKREKGKVFGMTDFINPTASDKSVAQEIKEITGGMGVDYSFECTGVASLINEGLESTALGRGVAIVIGTSKEVTALVSLTSLICGRTLKGSIFGGIKPQSDLQSIIDKCINEELHLDALVTHEIQLDEINKAFQLLKQPDCVKVVIMI from the exons ATGTCAAAGGCCAATCTCCAAGTGATTTCATGTAAAG CTGCTGTTTGTTGGGGAGAAGGGGAAGCTTTGGTGATTGAAGAGATCCAAGTGGAACCACCAGAGGCATTAGAAGTTCGAGTTAAGATGATTTGTGCTAGTCTTTGTCACACAGACATTCTATGCTGGACTGGATATCCTCTT CCATTGTTTCCTAGAGTTTTAGGTCATGAAGGTGCTGG taTCGTGGAAAGCGTAGGCGAAGGGGTCACAGAACTGAAAGAAGGTGACCTTGTTATTCCAACCTGCATAGGGGAATGCAAGGAGTGTGAAAACTGTGTCTCTGGAAAGACAAATCTATGCCTAAATTATCCTACATTGTATCATGGTCTAATGCTTGATAACTCCTCAAGAATGTCTGTGAGAGGCCAAAGACTCTACCACTTGTTTACCTGCTCAACATGGTCAGAATATACAGTCATTAATGTTAATTATCTAGTAAAGATCGATCCAAGGGTCCCTCCATCTCATGCCAGTTTGATCTCTTGTGCTTTCTCAACTGGTTTTGGAGCAACTTGGAAGGAAGCAAAGGTTGAAAGAGGATCAAGTGTTGCAGTTTTTGGTCTTGGAAGTGTTGGATTAGGA GTTGTAGAGGGAGCAAGAATTAGAGGAGCAAGTAAGATCATTGGTGTGGATTTAAATGAAATGAAGAGGGAGAAAGGGAAAGTTTTTGGGATGACAGATTTCATCAATCCAACAGCATCTGATAAATCTGTTGCTCAGGAAATTAAAGAGATTACAGGGGGAATGGGTGTGGACTACAGTTTCGAGTGCACTGGAGTCGCGTCCTTGATCAACGAAGGCCTTGAATCCACAGCACTG GGGAGAGGGGTAGCAATTGTGATAGGAACCAGTAAAGAGGTTACTGCTTTGGTTAGTCTTACCTCACTGATATGTGGTAGAACATTGAAGGGATCAATCTTTGGAGGGATCAAACCACAATCTGATCTCCAAAGTATTATTGACAAATGCATCAATGAG gAACTTCATCTTGATGCGCTTGTGACTCATGAGATTCAATTAGATGAGATAAACAAAGCATTTCAGTTGTTGAAGCAACCAGATTGTGTTAAAGTCGTAATCATGATTTAA